Proteins from one Ipomoea triloba cultivar NCNSP0323 chromosome 1, ASM357664v1 genomic window:
- the LOC116027945 gene encoding cyclin-T1-3-like isoform X1: MAGQLPGYPSHHKAQSIASSKYLQEDPQSLRRWYFSREEIEKHSPSRKDGIDYEKESGLRKLYCSFLQELGIELKVPQVTIATAMLLCHQFYMRQSHTKNHWQIIATVSMFLACKAEETPRWLADLVVVSYKLIYKWDPSAPQRIRDKEVYDKQKELILVGERLLLSTVAYELNIEHPYKPLVAAIKRLEISHKELAKVAWNFVNDWLRSTLCLQYKPHYIAAGSLFLAAKFLKVKLPTEKGKTWWMQFDVSPKQLEDVVQQMLHFLENNHSQAVPPKCGRSSESRPAIGKGVSSNTESCISSGSVIAPAASSTAMVDTGGLLKNAISENGNGHSSTVGDSVKQKYQKQAVPLPSGRPTELRRAIGRDVSRTMESCISSGSVAAQGCSSSAMAETGQLPKSVISKNSTAQSSITIGSAKENNQNGGSTQSEAAVGKAVSHSKKPCISSSSVIAQDSSCTSMAQTGVLPKSVISRNSSVPSNAAVESINEKEHLDTSDCGSANSVVEDGSSEPRMGQAKQEPCNTVSAEEPKRKIDVHRIKETLKRRKLDKTMHKKVEMDDEIDSEAWIERELEKPCNIVCAEDPKRKIDVHRIKETLKRRKLDKTTHKKVGMDNEIDSEAWIERELENLE, encoded by the exons ATGGCAGGACAACTGCCTGGGTATCCTTCTCATCATAAAGCTCAAAGTATTGCATCGAGTAAGTACCTGCAAGAAGACCCTCAAAGTTTGAGGAGATGGTATTTCTCTAGAGAAGAAATTGAAAAGCATTCTCCTTCAAGGAAGGATGGCATTGACTATGAGAAAGAATCAGGTTTACGGAAACTGTACTGCTCATTCTTGCAAGAGCTTGGGATAGAGCTTAAAGT GCCTCAAGTGACAATTGCAACTGCAATGCTATTGTGTCATCAGTTTTATATGCGCCAGTCTCATACAAAGAATCACTGGCAG ATTATTGCTACTGTGTCCATGTTCCTTGCCTGCAAAGCAGAAGAAACTCCACGCTGGCTTGCAGATCTTGTTGTTGTTTCAtacaaattaatatacaaaTGGGATCCTTCTGCCCCACAAAGAATCAGAGATAAG GAAGTTTATGACAAGCAGAAAGAATTAATTTTAGTTGGTGAGCGACTTCTATTGTCGACTGTTGCTTATGAGCTCAATATCGAACATCCTTACAAGCCACTTGTTGCGGCTATAAAGAGGCTGGAAATCTCTCATAAGGAGCTTGCTAAAGTTGCATGGAATTTTGTGAATGATTG GCTTCGATCAACACTGTGCTTACAGTACAAGCCCCACTACATTGCTGCTGGTTCTTTGTTCCTTGctgcaaaatttttaaaggtgaAGCTTCCAACAGAAAAGGGGAAAACCTGGTGGATGCAATTTGATGTCTCACCAAAGCAATTAGAAG ATGTTGTTCAGCAAATGCTCCATTTTCTGGAGAATAATCACAGTCAAGCAGTACCACCAAAATGCGGTAGATCTTCTGAATCTAGACCTGCAATTGGAAAAGGTGTGTCTAGTAACACAGAGTCGTGTATTTCAAGTGGTTCAGTTATTGCTCCAGCTGCCAGTAGTACAGCAATGGTGGATACAGGTGGGCTCctaaaaaatgcaatttccGAAAATGGCAACGGACATTCAAGCACTGTTGGCGATTCTGTCAAACAGAAATATCAGAAACAAGCAGTACCATTACCATCTGGTAGACCTACTGAATTGAGACGTGCTATTGGGAGAGACGTATCTAGAACCATGGAGTCATGCATTTCGAGTGGTTCAGTTGCTGCTCAGGGTTGCAGCAGTTCAGCAATGGCGGAGACTGGCCAACTTCCAAAAAGCGTGATTTCCAAAAACAGCACTGCACAATCAAGCATCACTATTGGTTCAGCCAAAGAGAATAATCAGAATGGTGGATCTACTCAATCAGAAGCTGCAGTTGGAAAAGCCGTGTCTCATAGCAAAAAGCCATGCATTTCAAGTAGTTCAGTTATTGCTCAGGATTCTAGCTGCACATCAATGGCACAGACTGGAGTGCTTCCTAAAAGTGTGATCTCGAGAAACAGCAGTGTACCGTCAAACGCTGCTGTTGAGTCTATCAACGAGAAGGAGCATTTGGATACTAGTGATTGCGGTAGTGCAAATAGTGTAGTTGAGGATGGTAGCAGTGAGCCTAGAATGGGACAGGCCAAACAAGAACCTTGCAACACTGTTTCCGCTGAAGAGCCCAAGAGGAAGATAGATGTTCATCGTATCAAAGAGACACTTAAGAGGAGAAAATTGGACAAAACTATGCACAAGAAAGTAGAGATGGACGATGAGATAGACAGTGAGGCGTGGATTGAGAGAGAACTTGAAAAACCTTGCAACATCGTTTGTGCTGAAGACCCCAAGAGGAAGATAGACGTTCATCGTATCAAAGAGACACTAAAGAGGAGAAAATTGGACAAAACTACACACAAGAAAGTAGGGATGGACAATGAGATAGACAGCGAGGCATGGATTGAGAGAGAACTTGAAAATCTAGAATAG
- the LOC116027945 gene encoding cyclin-T1-2-like isoform X3, with protein sequence MFLACKAEETPRWLADLVVVSYKLIYKWDPSAPQRIRDKEVYDKQKELILVGERLLLSTVAYELNIEHPYKPLVAAIKRLEISHKELAKVAWNFVNDWLRSTLCLQYKPHYIAAGSLFLAAKFLKVKLPTEKGKTWWMQFDVSPKQLEDVVQQMLHFLENNHSQAVPPKCGRSSESRPAIGKGVSSNTESCISSGSVIAPAASSTAMVDTGGLLKNAISENGNGHSSTVGDSVKQKYQKQAVPLPSGRPTELRRAIGRDVSRTMESCISSGSVAAQGCSSSAMAETGQLPKSVISKNSTAQSSITIGSAKENNQNGGSTQSEAAVGKAVSHSKKPCISSSSVIAQDSSCTSMAQTGVLPKSVISRNSSVPSNAAVESINEKEHLDTSDCGSANSVVEDGSSEPRMGQAKQEPCNTVSAEEPKRKIDVHRIKETLKRRKLDKTMHKKVEMDDEIDSEAWIERELEKPCNIVCAEDPKRKIDVHRIKETLKRRKLDKTTHKKVGMDNEIDSEAWIERELENLE encoded by the exons ATGTTCCTTGCCTGCAAAGCAGAAGAAACTCCACGCTGGCTTGCAGATCTTGTTGTTGTTTCAtacaaattaatatacaaaTGGGATCCTTCTGCCCCACAAAGAATCAGAGATAAG GAAGTTTATGACAAGCAGAAAGAATTAATTTTAGTTGGTGAGCGACTTCTATTGTCGACTGTTGCTTATGAGCTCAATATCGAACATCCTTACAAGCCACTTGTTGCGGCTATAAAGAGGCTGGAAATCTCTCATAAGGAGCTTGCTAAAGTTGCATGGAATTTTGTGAATGATTG GCTTCGATCAACACTGTGCTTACAGTACAAGCCCCACTACATTGCTGCTGGTTCTTTGTTCCTTGctgcaaaatttttaaaggtgaAGCTTCCAACAGAAAAGGGGAAAACCTGGTGGATGCAATTTGATGTCTCACCAAAGCAATTAGAAG ATGTTGTTCAGCAAATGCTCCATTTTCTGGAGAATAATCACAGTCAAGCAGTACCACCAAAATGCGGTAGATCTTCTGAATCTAGACCTGCAATTGGAAAAGGTGTGTCTAGTAACACAGAGTCGTGTATTTCAAGTGGTTCAGTTATTGCTCCAGCTGCCAGTAGTACAGCAATGGTGGATACAGGTGGGCTCctaaaaaatgcaatttccGAAAATGGCAACGGACATTCAAGCACTGTTGGCGATTCTGTCAAACAGAAATATCAGAAACAAGCAGTACCATTACCATCTGGTAGACCTACTGAATTGAGACGTGCTATTGGGAGAGACGTATCTAGAACCATGGAGTCATGCATTTCGAGTGGTTCAGTTGCTGCTCAGGGTTGCAGCAGTTCAGCAATGGCGGAGACTGGCCAACTTCCAAAAAGCGTGATTTCCAAAAACAGCACTGCACAATCAAGCATCACTATTGGTTCAGCCAAAGAGAATAATCAGAATGGTGGATCTACTCAATCAGAAGCTGCAGTTGGAAAAGCCGTGTCTCATAGCAAAAAGCCATGCATTTCAAGTAGTTCAGTTATTGCTCAGGATTCTAGCTGCACATCAATGGCACAGACTGGAGTGCTTCCTAAAAGTGTGATCTCGAGAAACAGCAGTGTACCGTCAAACGCTGCTGTTGAGTCTATCAACGAGAAGGAGCATTTGGATACTAGTGATTGCGGTAGTGCAAATAGTGTAGTTGAGGATGGTAGCAGTGAGCCTAGAATGGGACAGGCCAAACAAGAACCTTGCAACACTGTTTCCGCTGAAGAGCCCAAGAGGAAGATAGATGTTCATCGTATCAAAGAGACACTTAAGAGGAGAAAATTGGACAAAACTATGCACAAGAAAGTAGAGATGGACGATGAGATAGACAGTGAGGCGTGGATTGAGAGAGAACTTGAAAAACCTTGCAACATCGTTTGTGCTGAAGACCCCAAGAGGAAGATAGACGTTCATCGTATCAAAGAGACACTAAAGAGGAGAAAATTGGACAAAACTACACACAAGAAAGTAGGGATGGACAATGAGATAGACAGCGAGGCATGGATTGAGAGAGAACTTGAAAATCTAGAATAG
- the LOC116027945 gene encoding cyclin-T1-2-like isoform X2 translates to MLLCHQFYMRQSHTKNHWQIIATVSMFLACKAEETPRWLADLVVVSYKLIYKWDPSAPQRIRDKEVYDKQKELILVGERLLLSTVAYELNIEHPYKPLVAAIKRLEISHKELAKVAWNFVNDWLRSTLCLQYKPHYIAAGSLFLAAKFLKVKLPTEKGKTWWMQFDVSPKQLEDVVQQMLHFLENNHSQAVPPKCGRSSESRPAIGKGVSSNTESCISSGSVIAPAASSTAMVDTGGLLKNAISENGNGHSSTVGDSVKQKYQKQAVPLPSGRPTELRRAIGRDVSRTMESCISSGSVAAQGCSSSAMAETGQLPKSVISKNSTAQSSITIGSAKENNQNGGSTQSEAAVGKAVSHSKKPCISSSSVIAQDSSCTSMAQTGVLPKSVISRNSSVPSNAAVESINEKEHLDTSDCGSANSVVEDGSSEPRMGQAKQEPCNTVSAEEPKRKIDVHRIKETLKRRKLDKTMHKKVEMDDEIDSEAWIERELEKPCNIVCAEDPKRKIDVHRIKETLKRRKLDKTTHKKVGMDNEIDSEAWIERELENLE, encoded by the exons ATGCTATTGTGTCATCAGTTTTATATGCGCCAGTCTCATACAAAGAATCACTGGCAG ATTATTGCTACTGTGTCCATGTTCCTTGCCTGCAAAGCAGAAGAAACTCCACGCTGGCTTGCAGATCTTGTTGTTGTTTCAtacaaattaatatacaaaTGGGATCCTTCTGCCCCACAAAGAATCAGAGATAAG GAAGTTTATGACAAGCAGAAAGAATTAATTTTAGTTGGTGAGCGACTTCTATTGTCGACTGTTGCTTATGAGCTCAATATCGAACATCCTTACAAGCCACTTGTTGCGGCTATAAAGAGGCTGGAAATCTCTCATAAGGAGCTTGCTAAAGTTGCATGGAATTTTGTGAATGATTG GCTTCGATCAACACTGTGCTTACAGTACAAGCCCCACTACATTGCTGCTGGTTCTTTGTTCCTTGctgcaaaatttttaaaggtgaAGCTTCCAACAGAAAAGGGGAAAACCTGGTGGATGCAATTTGATGTCTCACCAAAGCAATTAGAAG ATGTTGTTCAGCAAATGCTCCATTTTCTGGAGAATAATCACAGTCAAGCAGTACCACCAAAATGCGGTAGATCTTCTGAATCTAGACCTGCAATTGGAAAAGGTGTGTCTAGTAACACAGAGTCGTGTATTTCAAGTGGTTCAGTTATTGCTCCAGCTGCCAGTAGTACAGCAATGGTGGATACAGGTGGGCTCctaaaaaatgcaatttccGAAAATGGCAACGGACATTCAAGCACTGTTGGCGATTCTGTCAAACAGAAATATCAGAAACAAGCAGTACCATTACCATCTGGTAGACCTACTGAATTGAGACGTGCTATTGGGAGAGACGTATCTAGAACCATGGAGTCATGCATTTCGAGTGGTTCAGTTGCTGCTCAGGGTTGCAGCAGTTCAGCAATGGCGGAGACTGGCCAACTTCCAAAAAGCGTGATTTCCAAAAACAGCACTGCACAATCAAGCATCACTATTGGTTCAGCCAAAGAGAATAATCAGAATGGTGGATCTACTCAATCAGAAGCTGCAGTTGGAAAAGCCGTGTCTCATAGCAAAAAGCCATGCATTTCAAGTAGTTCAGTTATTGCTCAGGATTCTAGCTGCACATCAATGGCACAGACTGGAGTGCTTCCTAAAAGTGTGATCTCGAGAAACAGCAGTGTACCGTCAAACGCTGCTGTTGAGTCTATCAACGAGAAGGAGCATTTGGATACTAGTGATTGCGGTAGTGCAAATAGTGTAGTTGAGGATGGTAGCAGTGAGCCTAGAATGGGACAGGCCAAACAAGAACCTTGCAACACTGTTTCCGCTGAAGAGCCCAAGAGGAAGATAGATGTTCATCGTATCAAAGAGACACTTAAGAGGAGAAAATTGGACAAAACTATGCACAAGAAAGTAGAGATGGACGATGAGATAGACAGTGAGGCGTGGATTGAGAGAGAACTTGAAAAACCTTGCAACATCGTTTGTGCTGAAGACCCCAAGAGGAAGATAGACGTTCATCGTATCAAAGAGACACTAAAGAGGAGAAAATTGGACAAAACTACACACAAGAAAGTAGGGATGGACAATGAGATAGACAGCGAGGCATGGATTGAGAGAGAACTTGAAAATCTAGAATAG